GAAGAGAGGTATGGGCCTATGGGGAGGTAAGCGGTCATTAGGCCTCGATGAGTTGAGCTGGGAATGGCACCGGAGACTCAGACTCGCGGAGGATGCCAGAGTACATGGCAGGTCATTGAGCAGCTGGGAAGCTCAACGAGGCTTTGAGAGGAGCATACTTGACTGTAAGTTTACAAACTTTCTCTGGTACCATTGACACTTGAAGGTAGTGACAGTCCGTTCGTCTGATGTTGCGTGGCAGGGCAAGATGAGAATGTACCTAGACATCCTATCGATATGGCCAATCGATGGGGAACACAGTGAGTCGTGCCAAGTCTTCAGGACGAAGGTGTGTCGGCTGACTGTTGAGCGCCCATTAGGATCTTTGCGCTGCCTGCGGAAGGCTACGACACATTAGAGTTCTTTGAACACGAGACCCATCAAGCCGAAGACTTAGGCTTACTGAGCTGGGTGACGAGCACTGTAAGTGTGCAGTCCGGTCGATTGACGTCGAACTTCGTCGCACTCTCCCAGAGACTGACTGAACAGGTCTCATAGATTCTCCAAACAGCCGTATCAACACTGCATATGCTTAGATACTCCGCTACGACCTTCACATTCCATCTTATTCCTTCCCCACAGCCGCCGCACGCGACCTCATCTCATGAATCGCCTTCATATCGTCAACAACATGCCAGCTCTAAATCGCATTATCTGTGGGACGGCTTTGGGACGATGGTACTGGTCAACAGGAGCAACGATACTGACCGAGCTATGATCCTTGAGATCAGGCCTCCTTCTGTGGTTGATTCGGGGGTCATTAAGGAATTTGCTCGAGGAAAGAACGGGGAAGGCTGGTGGGGATTCTACGGAGAGACCTGTGTGGGAGATGTTGGCCAGGCTAACTTACTGCAAGCCCAGGTAAGCTATGAAGTCCTGCTGCAATGCTTGGTGgatcacaagctgacaaaCGGCCATGAACATAGGTCTATGACGACTGTGTTCAGAATCAGTGTTATTTCTTCGCTATCACTAACCTGAAGTACTGGGTCTTCGGACAATTTGTGAGCAAGGTTCGACATTCCTTACAAAGCTTTCCAGCTGACCATGAGATATGTTGTTAGAATTCCAATTATACTCGATGTACTGTCAGTCCGGTGATACATCGGCAAGCCAAAGACCCGAGCTTGATGCAATGCTTGACTGCTTGGGTAGTGAGGTCCGTCGATGAGGTGCGCGCGATCGTTCTATCCTGGGCGCTCCAATGGCTTGTCAGGATatccagctgacatgacacTCCTTTGTTATGATAGCGCCCAAGAGCCGGCGAGTCGCTAGCTGCCCCGCCTCAGGACTCCGATCGAGAACatcgaagaaatcgaagcGCATCTCATACCCATTCCCGAGGACCCGAAGTATCAGTCCACACGGAGGGTAGTCGAGCAAGACGATCTAACTCgagatcttctttctcactcCCGCCCAATCCGGGTTACGATCAGAGTttaccttcaccttcgcctgcGCAGTATCCGTCTTATGCCCAGCCCAGCTCGGCCATGGGTATGAGCCCCACTGGCATGTATCCCAACGGTACTCAGACTGTCTACCCGACCAACGATCTTTACAATACTTACGGCCTGCCTTCCTATAATGATATTGCACCTCCGCTTCCGCATCCTTCATCTACGATGTCGCCATCTCCGTACAGTCAGCCAGGCATGATGTTCCCGCACCCGCACAACCAACAACAGTGGAATAACAGTCGAGCGTTCAGTCCGGCGCCGAATATCCCACAAGTTGGGACACCGATGCCGTATAATTTCGGGAATAGTTGGTATAGCGGCGGAGGGGTCGGCGGGATGTTTCCGTGGGCAGGGATGAGATAGGCTGTAGCTGAAGCAATCGATCTTACGACCGAGGTAAGGGTTGTCCATCACTTCTGTTAATTTCGGAATATCGTAAACGGTTTGAGGGTTTCTTTTGTATTTATCCGTTAACTTGTAGATTAGCTTATCTCTTAGGCCCGTCCGGAAATGATCAACACCAGTCTGCAATTGATGCTGTTCAGCTATCATGAATAATAACTTGCCCTGCTTGGGCCGAAGATGTGATAATGTAATATACATGCGGGTCGGATGAATGATATGGCACACGTGTTATATATGTGAAAGACAGAGCAAGTGGGATTCGAAAGCTAGAAACCTTTCGGGTTTTCGCGCAGTGTCAACTgagcaaagagaagaagaaagtcagcAATTAGGTGTCTGGCAGATCATGGCGTGATTGACAGCGGATTTGACGAAGGGGAGAATAGAATGATGTGTTCAAGAATTAACTGCCTTGttgactcactctcgtcCACTTAGGTACTTTGTGCTGCGATTTCCTATATCCGCGATGATGTTTCGAGAAGGTCGTATATTTATCTGTTGTCGCATTACACACGAAGGCACAAGCAACAGTATTCATCCATGATCAGCACACCACTCTGCTACTTGATCATTGCGCACTCGGCAGGAGCTGAGATGATTTTCGACGGTGGtactccaactccaactcacTCTTAGCAGCCATCTCACTTTCCATAGGTAatgccaaagccttctccaGACTCCTCGTTATTATCCCAGACTCAGCTACTGCCGCTATCACACTATCTACTTGCTTTAACCTTTTCCGTTGGTTGGCTTTTCGAGTAGGCGATAATCGCCATGGTGATTTCCTGTATCATCAGAACGGTTGATTCATCAGCCTATCTAACCTCGATCGTTCGTCCCTCTCATCATGGGCATGAtcagagccaaagccaaagccatcACAAAGATTGAATTCGTGATAAGCGATGACTCTGATCTGGAGAGCTCATGTAGACGtagacgaagacgaagacgatgtatTTTACAAAAGGATGAAAAGAAGGCAATTGGACGATGGGGACGTACCATAATAACCCGCCAAACGATATCGAACTCTGCCTGAACGCTCCGAACATGATTACCTGATCTCCTGATCTCCTTGCGTTTCGATGCTTCACTATTCTTCAAAGTATATAAACTGAAGTTACTGAAGACCAAATATATAAACTGAAGTTACTGATGACCAAATTGGATCTTCGGCCTCGTAAATTCACCTTGAATGCTCGAAAAGTACGAACGAGCGTATCCTTGAAGGACGACGGACGGAAGCATTTTTCGAAAGATCTTTCGGAGATTCCCTCTTACTCCGCTGATTCCCCAGCTCCTTTGCTACAGAGTCATCATAAgacgacatcgatatccGCCCGAATTATGCATGGACAAATGAGCTATATACACACGATGCACGTAGTATACAGATGACGATACAAtgatacatatatacatatatacaaatTGACTTCCTGGGTTGGGCTTATTTACTTACAGACCCTCTATATTGGACCATCCCTTCACTGACTCTTCGTCCTGTATCAAACcaccctcctccacctcccgTCGATTCCTTCCTTTTGTCATCAAATACCGAATGATCGTACTGTCTATCCGGGACGATCGTCTGACCACtaccttctctttctctctgcGGTCGTCCTTGAATCGCATTCCAGTTATTATGGCCCCCGCTTTCCATACTGTCCCTGGCGCTGGCGCCAGTGGACGAACGGTCAAACTCGCTACtaagctcttcctcttcttcaccttcgctaTCTCGATTCAGCGGAACAGGCGAATGTCTACCTTCAGAAGATGGGCCTCCTAAGATACCCAAGCCGACGGAAGCAGAGACGGATCTTGGCATTCCAGGTCTTCCCTCATTGGCATCTCCAACCTTTCTTTGAGGGGTTCCAGGAGTAAGACCTCGTCCAGGTATAGGTCCAGGTACAGTCAGGTTACCGCCGTAATTGTGATTATTCGAATTGAGCACTAGTCCTAGACTGTTCACTCGGACTTCTAGCCATCTAGCGAATGTCGATGACATGCAGAAAGACGCGTAGAAGTCGCTCTCAACTCGACTTTTCGTGCTTAATCCTTTAGTTTTGaacagaagaggatttggTCCATGATTACGCAGATGAGTCAGGAAATTTGGTAAAGAGAACGGTCGAATTGCACCAGCCGTATGAGCAGCGCTTGAGATCGACGACGAGGATCCAGATGGCGATGGGATGGGAGACACCGAAGTTGCGCTTCCACTTGGGGTCGAGGAGAGTGTGGGCACCAAGGTCTGGAAGTATCGGTTCAGGGGTACGAGGAAGCGTTCGGTCAATTGTTGGAAATACGTCCTCAAGGCTTCGTTGCCTTCGGGATCTAAGGCACATAATCAACTGAGTTCACAAGGCTAAGTCAGATAACCTATTGCGccttgactcaccatcaagtTTCCCCTCAGCAACCAGCCCTTCCAAGCGTTTGAGCAACACCCTGTCCTTCTGTATACCTCGGTGCCGCCTGCTCAGGAAACCTTCAGGCTGATCCTTCATACTTGGACTAGCGCTTGCCACAGCTGGACTCGTTCCATTCTGGACTACCCGCCGTGTCCGTTGGGAGGGGATTGAGATGACGTTTGGCCAGTGGCTCGCTGCATTTCGAAAGAAAGGGTTCGTGACGCCAACGATGACTCCAGCTTGTGGCTTATTCGAGTTcacaagaagagagaaatCGTGATCGTGGATGTGAAGATATGGCCGGAAGTCTCCTGCAGGCGGAATCTGTTGGAATAACGTCAGCTGCAGGCCGCCCAGGAGAAGCGAGAACAAGTCAGCTCACCGGTCTGAGGAGGTCCCTCAGCCACCAGACTATTTCTGAGCATGTCTTGGGGTCAGGAGCAATGATCAACACCGGCTCAGCTAGTATCAGACATTCCCACAGAGACCACAGGGAAGGTAGGAAAGATGCGAATGCTCGCAAAGGCGTCGACGTGGGTAGGGCAGCGAGGATCTATCATCATAAATTAGAATTACAGGTCATCAGCTGGATATTTCGGTCTGAATAGAAGACGGCGTACAGGCTGTTGCAGAGACGGTGTCGAGATGCCGAACGCTTTCCCAATCTGGGGAGATTCGGTAGTATCAGGCAATTTGACATTTATCAGATCTGTCAACATGGGCAATTCGAGGATCGAATCTGGCGTAGGATCAGGCCTAGATCGAGCGCGTAAGCCAATCAAAGCACACATTATTGTGAAACGACTTACCATGATGCAATAGAATGACAAGCTGCTTCAAGAGCAGAATAACCAAATTCGAAAAAGGTAGGAGCGACCTTCTGCAAAACCGCCGAGAACAGGGTGGGAAACGGGAGATGCGTGAGGATGACAAGAGATTTCTGGGTGAGTCGCCTCGATGGATCAGCGGATTTCTTCACAGAGATAGTCAGACAGCAAGCATCACTAGAAAGAGAGCACTCACTTGCATATATCCTCTTGTGATACCCTTATCTCGTCTCTGTTCGAACCAGACGAAACCATATAACCattctctccctctctcatcccatcttctgTATTCTTCAGCTTTATCTCCTGCCTTCATTTTCGGTCCACCTCCCGAAGACTCTGATAATCCAGGTGTATcaatcccattcccactgCCTCCAGGTAAGACACCCGCTTCCCCAGGTGGATCTCCCACTTTCAGATCTGACATCTCCTCTTCTACCGTCTTCACCACGCGGTCTGGCATGGGCGACGGCGGTTCGGGATGATGTAATGATAAAGGATCCGGTGGGATATGCCGTATTTTGAATGAGAAGAGGATTGAGCCCTCAGCGAAGAGGGATGTATctggaaaagaagagaaagcgCTATTTGGATAAACAGATTAACAGGTGACACATCAGTCATTGGCGTTGGGGAAAAGGTGTATATAGACAAGCAAACAAGCAAAGGTGAACTTACacgttctccttctcaccgGGACCCCAACGTCTATCACCCGCTCTGCGCTCTACGACCGGTCCACGCTCCAGATCGAAATTGCAAACGACGACCTCCTTGACCCACCTTGACATCCGCTTGGATACACTCTCGCTGACCAGAGGCGGGGGTCTCGGTTCCCCAGGTCTTCTACTCCATCCCAGCTTGTTCGTCGGCGTGGTCATATTCCGTGAGGTAGCCGACATCGGCGATGCACTTCGATTGACCTGCGTATCGAGGGAAGGGAGCTTGACATTGAGCGAACGCGATCTACCTAATCCGGATGATTGTCttcttgtcgttgatggtcTTGAATTACCGCTTGAAGTCGAACTCGAACTTGTAATTGTGCTAGGTCCAGCTTGAGGAGACTCTAAGATGGGCTCATCATTGAGACTGACTGTTCGGACGCTTGAGCTACTCGCACTTGATGGCCGGACGCTGGGACCCTCTTCAGGAAGCGAAGGCGGTTGAGGTGATCTGCTAAATAGGGATTTACCGAAGAGTCTTTGAGGAGCAGGTGCAGGGACCGAGACGTCTCTCTCCCTCGAATGAGATCTAGGCCTAGTGCTGGGAGTCTCGGACGTGTGGGATGTCGTAGAGCTGACAGAtccggacgaagaaggtctGGAAGATGGTCGAGCTGAAGTGGTACGGAAATGAGAGGACGATAGGGAGATATCTCCACTATCTTCGTCGTTGAGCGGCAAGGAGCTCATCGTGGACTCTCGGCACTGTCAATGATATTGAACATGTACGCTTGATCTGGTTCGATGGAAGGGCTAAGCTATGAACATGGGGTTCAGTGCAGGTTTAAATGAGGATCTGAGAACAAAGTAAGTTGAGGATGATCGTCGGTCCGTGTCCGTAAAACCCAAGCCAAGCGCGTCCAGCTTTGCTGTGACGTCAAATCCCTTCTTTCAGCTTCCCGAAATGAACTACTTCAGCTTGGTGCATGCTTTGACACATGAGCATGCTCCGAATTCAAGGCCGGATCACGAAAGATCACATCAAGCATGCATCCCTACACCTACAACAACAGATTTCGATATAGACTCCCGCCTCCATCCTGAAGCTTATACAATCATCGTCGCTCCCAAAATCAATCCGCCTACTAGGCCAGCGCCAATCCCGGCAGCTCTCGTGGACATATGTGCAGTCCTCTGACCGGCGGAAGATCCTCCTGACGCGGAACCAGAAGTAGCCGACGTAGTAGAGCTCGAAGTCGCACTTGCCCCATTCATCCCCGAGCCTGAGGAAGTCGCACCG
This portion of the Kwoniella dejecticola CBS 10117 chromosome 9, complete sequence genome encodes:
- a CDS encoding mitochondrial 54S ribosomal protein mL60 yields the protein MFGAFRQSSISFGGLLWKSPWRLSPTRKANQRKRLKQVDSVIAAVAESGIITRSLEKALALPMESEMAAKNKYTTFSKHHRGYRKSQHKVPKWTRLTLRENPKGF